One part of the Streptomyces sp. NBC_00286 genome encodes these proteins:
- the ccsA gene encoding cytochrome c biogenesis protein CcsA, with product MDLRGHRGPVWAEAAWGRYWGWDPKETWAFITWVAYAAYLNARVIAGWKGRRAAVLGLVAFATFVFNYYGVNILIIRIPPWIPPPSGGGGSGLLRSRAGKADSPPGRFGVHRQLPSRGHKLM from the coding sequence GTGGACCTTCGCGGTCATCGCGGCCCGGTGTGGGCGGAGGCCGCGTGGGGCCGCTACTGGGGCTGGGACCCCAAGGAGACCTGGGCCTTCATCACTTGGGTCGCGTACGCCGCGTACCTCAACGCCCGTGTCATTGCCGGGTGGAAGGGTCGGCGCGCGGCGGTGCTCGGGCTCGTGGCGTTCGCCACCTTCGTCTTCAACTACTACGGCGTCAACATCCTCATCATCCGGATTCCTCCGTGGATACCCCCGCCTTCAGGCGGGGGAGGAAGCGGACTCCTGCGGAGCAGGGCAGGGAAAGCCGATTCGCCTCCTGGGCGGTTCGGCGTCCATCGCCAACTACCAAGCAGGGGTCACAAGTTGATGTGA
- a CDS encoding DUF5134 domain-containing protein: MGILALSWAIALVSALVAAVSAVRMVTTRGEARFAAGGDLLMGLCMAAMALPATVGWYAGYGMWWSVAFGLLGLGAVAMAVKHTRSSGWKHGRHWVHLIVGSFGMVIMTLAMTSTSSGPVLALGGGHSMAHMPGMENTASATSTHEMEGMDHTHGMGSTHGMDMPGMTNAAADAGSSAGSGSVWRFVVAALAVYFLLSIGASVWARIRGARRGGRGAGSRGGWGRWLLAMPDTVLVYLASLTLSVWDRTRTGQRAGHGRRRKLGAAHDAALAAHIGMGGTMSAMLLMMAA, encoded by the coding sequence ATGGGAATCCTCGCGCTCAGTTGGGCCATCGCGTTGGTCTCCGCCCTGGTGGCTGCCGTCAGCGCGGTCCGGATGGTGACCACCAGGGGTGAGGCCCGGTTCGCGGCGGGCGGCGACCTGCTGATGGGGCTGTGCATGGCGGCCATGGCCCTGCCGGCGACGGTCGGCTGGTACGCGGGCTACGGCATGTGGTGGTCAGTGGCGTTCGGCCTCCTAGGGCTCGGGGCTGTGGCGATGGCGGTCAAGCACACGCGCTCGTCCGGGTGGAAGCACGGCCGTCACTGGGTGCACCTGATCGTCGGCAGCTTCGGCATGGTGATCATGACGCTGGCCATGACGAGCACGTCCTCCGGTCCGGTACTCGCGCTGGGCGGCGGACACTCAATGGCCCACATGCCGGGTATGGAGAACACAGCGAGCGCGACGAGCACGCACGAGATGGAGGGCATGGACCACACGCACGGCATGGGGTCCACGCACGGAATGGATATGCCGGGCATGACGAATGCCGCGGCCGACGCCGGTTCCTCCGCCGGGTCCGGTTCTGTATGGCGCTTCGTGGTCGCGGCTCTCGCCGTCTACTTCCTGCTGTCGATCGGCGCGTCCGTGTGGGCGAGGATCCGGGGCGCGCGGCGAGGTGGTCGGGGTGCCGGCTCTCGGGGAGGCTGGGGCCGCTGGCTGCTCGCCATGCCGGACACCGTGCTCGTCTACCTGGCGTCGCTGACGCTCTCGGTGTGGGACAGGACCAGGACGGGCCAGCGGGCAGGCCACGGGCGGCGCCGCAAACTCGGAGCCGCGCACGACGCGGCGCTGGCAGCGCATATCGGCATGGGCGGGACCATGTCCGCGATGCTGCTGATGATGGCCGCGTGA
- a CDS encoding heavy-metal-associated domain-containing protein: MTTQTNSSSGSCCGSCGSGATVDVEGIGVTTTYKVNGMTCGHCESSVSQEISALDGVTAVKAVAKTGEVTVTSAAPLEEAAVRAAVDEAGYELVGRA; encoded by the coding sequence ATGACCACCCAGACGAACTCCAGCTCCGGCTCTTGCTGCGGCTCCTGCGGTTCCGGCGCCACGGTCGACGTCGAGGGCATCGGCGTCACCACCACCTACAAGGTGAACGGCATGACCTGCGGCCACTGCGAGAGCTCCGTCTCCCAGGAGATCTCCGCTCTGGACGGCGTCACCGCAGTCAAGGCCGTCGCCAAGACCGGCGAGGTCACCGTCACCTCCGCCGCACCGCTCGAGGAGGCGGCCGTCCGCGCCGCCGTGGACGAGGCCGGTTACGAGCTCGTCGGCCGCGCCTGA
- a CDS encoding MFS transporter: MSTVNPRRWWALLVLATAQFMVIMDTSIIGVALPEMQRDLGFSQGDLQWVFNAYVIAFGGLLLLGGRLSDLLGARRIFVTGWTVLIAGSVVAAAATTAWVEVLGRAVQGVGGALIAPASMTLLMMLFSHDPRELGKALALYGAAAPAGGTAGVFLGGVFTEWASWPWVFIIYIPIGIATLLATGLLPAVAGRRGSVDVLGAVTVTAGLALAVFAVVRAPEIGWGAAQTVLELLTATVLLALFLAIQRSVRAPLMPLGVWRTPGLAPSNLAMTLLGAAWIPMWYFLNLYLQQVLGYGAFASGAALLPMTGLLMVFMTMITARLLGRFGPKPLIAGGLLVLAAGLLWLAAVEPTGTFVVDVLPASLMAALGMSLAYIPAMMAAMSGVPQEQAGLASGIVNTTYQVGSALGLAALTALATSQGADRLGDLPALTDGFSAAFLAAAGIAAAGGLLTALLMRGGGSASAEGAQEPTARPQDDSVNA; the protein is encoded by the coding sequence ATGTCAACCGTCAACCCCCGGCGCTGGTGGGCACTCCTCGTGCTCGCCACCGCCCAGTTCATGGTGATCATGGACACCTCGATCATCGGCGTGGCCCTGCCCGAGATGCAGCGCGACCTCGGCTTCTCCCAGGGCGATCTGCAGTGGGTCTTCAACGCGTACGTCATCGCCTTCGGTGGACTGCTGCTGCTCGGCGGCAGACTGTCGGATCTCCTGGGCGCCCGGCGGATCTTCGTGACCGGCTGGACCGTACTGATCGCGGGCTCGGTCGTCGCCGCAGCCGCCACCACCGCGTGGGTCGAGGTCCTGGGCCGTGCCGTCCAGGGCGTGGGCGGCGCGCTCATCGCACCTGCCTCCATGACCCTACTGATGATGCTCTTCAGCCACGATCCGAGGGAACTCGGCAAGGCCCTCGCGCTGTACGGCGCCGCGGCCCCGGCCGGCGGCACGGCGGGCGTCTTCCTCGGCGGCGTCTTCACCGAATGGGCCAGCTGGCCCTGGGTGTTCATCATCTACATCCCGATCGGCATCGCCACCCTCCTGGCCACCGGCCTGCTGCCGGCGGTCGCGGGCCGACGCGGCTCGGTCGACGTCCTCGGCGCCGTCACCGTCACGGCCGGTCTCGCGCTCGCGGTGTTCGCGGTAGTGCGTGCTCCCGAGATCGGCTGGGGTGCCGCCCAGACCGTGCTCGAACTCCTCACCGCCACCGTGCTGCTGGCCCTCTTCCTGGCAATCCAGCGCTCGGTCAGGGCACCACTGATGCCGCTGGGCGTGTGGCGGACGCCGGGCCTCGCCCCGTCGAACCTGGCGATGACCCTGCTCGGCGCCGCCTGGATCCCGATGTGGTACTTCCTCAACCTCTACCTCCAGCAGGTGCTCGGCTACGGGGCCTTCGCCAGCGGCGCCGCGCTGCTGCCGATGACCGGTCTGCTGATGGTCTTCATGACGATGATCACCGCACGACTGCTCGGCCGCTTCGGCCCCAAACCGTTGATCGCGGGCGGGCTGCTCGTCCTGGCCGCGGGCCTGCTGTGGCTGGCCGCCGTGGAGCCGACCGGCACCTTCGTGGTGGACGTCCTGCCGGCCTCGCTGATGGCCGCGCTCGGCATGTCGCTGGCGTACATCCCGGCGATGATGGCCGCCATGTCGGGCGTACCCCAGGAGCAGGCGGGCCTGGCCTCCGGCATCGTCAACACCACCTACCAGGTGGGCTCCGCCCTCGGCCTGGCCGCGCTCACCGCACTCGCCACCTCCCAGGGCGCGGATCGGCTCGGCGACTTGCCCGCACTCACCGACGGATTCAGCGCCGCGTTCCTCGCGGCGGCGGGCATCGCGGCCGCCGGCGGTCTCCTGACCGCACTGCTGATGCGCGGCGGCGGGTCCGCGAGCGCCGAGGGAGCGCAAGAGCCCACCGCCCGGCCGCAGGACGACTCCGTGAACGCCTAG
- a CDS encoding MarR family winged helix-turn-helix transcriptional regulator: MRAFGLHQPESTPCGQAIPVSEAHALGELAQEGELRQVELARRLRLQKSTVSRLVGQLTARGWVERAPAPDDGRGVVLRLTASGQKAAHNLADARREKFSRLLDAIPRDERAGVLHALEVLTEALDE, encoded by the coding sequence GTGCGTGCTTTCGGGCTGCATCAGCCCGAAAGCACTCCGTGTGGTCAGGCGATCCCGGTCTCCGAGGCTCACGCCCTCGGGGAGCTCGCGCAGGAGGGTGAACTGCGGCAGGTGGAACTGGCCCGCCGACTGCGACTGCAGAAGAGCACCGTCAGCCGGCTCGTCGGGCAGCTGACCGCCCGCGGCTGGGTGGAACGCGCCCCAGCCCCCGACGACGGCCGCGGCGTCGTCCTGCGCCTCACGGCTTCGGGACAGAAGGCCGCGCACAACCTCGCCGACGCGCGGCGGGAGAAGTTCTCCCGGTTGCTCGATGCGATTCCACGCGACGAACGAGCGGGCGTACTGCACGCCCTCGAAGTCCTGACGGAGGCACTGGATGAATAA
- a CDS encoding DUF4396 domain-containing protein, whose product MDHSAHHTSTTHEGHHGHSDHAVPDGGHGGASWAMAAKATLHCLTGCAIGEILGMVIGTALMWGNVQTMVLAISLAFLFGYSFTLFAVRRAGLDLKTAIKVALAADTVSIAVMEIVDNGIIALTPGAMDAHLSDGLFWSALLGGFGVAFLITTPVNKWMIGRGKGHAVVHAYH is encoded by the coding sequence ATGGACCACAGCGCGCACCACACCAGCACCACGCACGAGGGCCACCACGGCCACTCCGACCATGCGGTACCCGATGGGGGACACGGCGGAGCGTCCTGGGCCATGGCGGCGAAGGCGACGCTGCACTGCCTCACGGGGTGCGCCATCGGCGAGATCCTCGGCATGGTCATCGGCACCGCCCTGATGTGGGGCAACGTGCAGACCATGGTCCTGGCGATCTCGCTGGCGTTCCTGTTCGGCTACTCGTTCACGCTCTTCGCCGTGCGCCGGGCTGGCCTGGATCTCAAGACCGCGATCAAGGTGGCACTCGCCGCCGACACCGTCTCCATCGCCGTGATGGAGATCGTCGACAACGGCATCATCGCCCTCACCCCGGGCGCGATGGACGCCCACCTTTCCGACGGGCTGTTCTGGTCCGCCCTTCTCGGTGGGTTCGGGGTCGCGTTCCTGATCACCACGCCGGTGAACAAGTGGATGATCGGCCGTGGCAAGGGCCACGCCGTCGTCCACGCCTACCACTGA
- a CDS encoding apolipoprotein N-acyltransferase, with translation MARRPSAGQRGHMPRRGRPDHDTARPPRPEDIRTERRGRRRPGQRQTRAHAGGAGSIAQRRTEPRPRDEGPGRRRAPRRGPASGRRPVAGELPRRRSGTQSGAWLPRRRRGPGTGQPLPIGALLEAPGGRAYNAGQLWLPGQGPASWYAKRQLIPFGEYIPARSLLGGLGALQLIPRDLLPGTSTAPLEAGQVLLGDVICYEIAYDDRVRDTVRAGANLLVVQTNNATYERGIQAGQSEQQLAMARIRAIEYGRAVTLASTSGVSAIVGPDGQVMDRLGTWRAGHLVERVPLASGLTLSEWLGVWPEVALGAPVLVALALSLRRSRRATAQLRRPLPCPSMTNNLLIYLDEPPYRAGTELAVRPSPSTGVLYLGPAPVRALHHPGRLRRRPARLAPPGPHEQRRESGS, from the coding sequence ATGGCGCGGCGGCCGTCGGCAGGTCAGCGCGGCCATATGCCTCGGCGTGGTCGCCCTGATCACGACACCGCTCGCCCTCCCCGCCCGGAGGACATCCGGACCGAGCGCCGTGGTCGCCGTCGTCCAGGGCAACGTCAAACGCGAGCGCACGCTGGAGGAGCAGGCTCGATTGCGCAACGTCGCACAGAACCACGCCCGCGAGACGAAGGCCCTGGCCGCCGCCGTGCGCCGCGGCGAGGTCCCGCGTCCGGACGTCGTCCTGTGGCCGGAGAACTCCCTCGACGGCGATCCGGGACGCAATCCGGAGCTTGGCTCCCTCGTCGCCGACGCGGTCCGGGAACTGGACAGCCCCTCCCCATCGGCGCCCTACTGGAAGCCCCCGGCGGCCGGGCGTACAACGCCGGCCAGCTGTGGCTGCCCGGCCAGGGCCCGGCCTCCTGGTACGCCAAGCGCCAGCTCATACCCTTCGGCGAGTACATACCGGCGCGTTCGCTGCTCGGCGGCCTCGGCGCGCTCCAGCTCATCCCGCGCGACCTCCTGCCCGGTACTTCCACGGCCCCGCTGGAGGCGGGGCAGGTGCTGCTTGGTGACGTGATCTGCTACGAGATCGCGTACGACGACCGGGTCCGGGACACCGTACGGGCGGGCGCCAATCTCCTCGTCGTCCAGACGAACAACGCGACGTACGAGCGCGGTATCCAGGCCGGGCAGTCCGAACAGCAGCTTGCGATGGCCCGCATCCGCGCGATCGAGTACGGACGGGCGGTCACCCTCGCCTCGACGAGCGGGGTGAGCGCCATCGTCGGGCCGGACGGACAGGTCATGGACCGGCTGGGGACCTGGCGTGCCGGCCATCTGGTGGAGCGGGTACCGCTCGCTTCGGGGCTCACCCTCTCCGAGTGGCTCGGCGTGTGGCCTGAGGTGGCGCTGGGGGCGCCCGTTCTCGTCGCCCTGGCGCTCTCGCTGCGTCGCTCGCGGCGTGCCACAGCGCAGCTCAGGCGCCCGCTTCCCTGCCCGAGCATGACCAACAATTTACTAATCTACTTAGATGAACCTCCTTATCGTGCAGGTACGGAACTCGCCGTACGGCCCAGCCCATCGACCGGAGTCCTGTACCTGGGCCCGGCACCCGTGAGGGCGCTGCATCATCCTGGGCGTCTTCGTCGCCGTCCAGCTCGACTCGCACCGCCGGGGCCACATGAGCAGCGGAGGGAATCGGGCTCTTGA
- a CDS encoding heavy metal translocating P-type ATPase encodes MTSTAPEKAVPDTAPAPSSAVELSIGGMTCASCAARIEKKLNRMDGVTATVNFATEKAKVSYADGIDVADLIATVEKTGYTAEEPPPPASATADTSEGEATPAADGELLSLRQRLYVSLVLTVPVVLMAMVPALQFDNWQWLSLTLAAPVVVWGAFPFHKAAWTNVRHGAATMDTLVSIGTLAALGWSVWALFWGHAGMPGMRHGFEFTVSRGDGSSSIYLEAAAGVTTFILAGRYLEAKSKRKAGAALRALLELGAKDVTVLRGGKEVRIPVVQLAVGDRFVVRPGEKIATDGTVVEGASAVDASMLTGESVPVDVTVGDAVTGATVNAGGRLVVEATRIGADTQLARMAKLVEDAQNGKAEVQRLADRISGVFVPAVLLIAVATLGAWLGVTGDATAAFTAAVAVLIIACPCALGLATPTALMVGTGRGAQLGILIKGPEVLESTRRVDTVVLDKTGTVTTGRMQLHDVIPAPGVDKDELLRLAGALEHASEHPIAQAIAAGTTEQVGSLPVPENFENVAGLGVQGVVDGHAVLVGREKLLKMGVPPLERSREWGRAIELPRELAEAKAAAEAEGRTAVAVAWDGEARGVLTVADAVKETSAEAVAELRALGLKPVLLTGDNQLVAESVARSVGIDEVIAEVLPEDKVDVVKRLQAEGRSVAMVGDGVNDAAALATADLGLAMGTGTDAAIEAGDLTLVRGDLRVAADAIRLSRKTLATIKGNLFWAFGYNVAALPLAALGMLNPMIAGAAMAFSSVFVVTNSLRLRSFK; translated from the coding sequence ATGACCAGCACGGCTCCCGAGAAGGCCGTCCCCGACACGGCACCCGCGCCCTCCTCCGCGGTCGAGCTCTCGATCGGCGGCATGACTTGCGCGTCGTGCGCGGCCCGTATCGAGAAGAAGCTCAACCGCATGGACGGCGTCACGGCGACCGTCAACTTCGCCACCGAGAAGGCGAAGGTCTCCTACGCGGACGGCATCGACGTCGCCGATCTCATCGCCACCGTCGAGAAGACCGGCTACACCGCCGAGGAACCGCCCCCGCCCGCCTCCGCCACCGCCGACACGAGCGAGGGCGAGGCCACTCCGGCGGCGGACGGCGAACTGTTGTCCTTGCGACAGCGTCTGTACGTGTCGCTGGTGCTCACCGTGCCCGTGGTCCTGATGGCGATGGTGCCGGCCCTGCAGTTCGACAACTGGCAGTGGCTATCGCTGACGCTGGCCGCCCCGGTCGTCGTCTGGGGCGCCTTCCCCTTCCACAAGGCCGCTTGGACGAACGTCCGCCATGGTGCCGCGACCATGGACACCCTGGTGTCGATCGGCACGCTCGCCGCGCTCGGCTGGTCGGTGTGGGCGCTGTTCTGGGGTCACGCCGGGATGCCGGGCATGCGGCACGGCTTCGAGTTCACCGTCTCCCGCGGGGACGGCTCCTCCTCCATCTATCTGGAGGCCGCGGCCGGGGTGACCACGTTCATCCTTGCCGGGCGCTATCTGGAGGCGAAGTCCAAGCGCAAGGCCGGTGCTGCGCTTCGGGCACTGCTGGAACTGGGCGCCAAGGACGTTACGGTGCTGCGGGGCGGCAAGGAAGTACGCATCCCTGTCGTGCAGTTGGCCGTCGGTGACCGTTTCGTCGTGCGTCCCGGCGAGAAGATCGCCACCGACGGGACTGTCGTCGAGGGCGCGTCGGCGGTGGACGCTTCCATGCTCACGGGCGAGTCGGTGCCGGTGGACGTGACCGTCGGCGACGCCGTGACGGGCGCGACCGTGAACGCCGGCGGCAGGCTCGTCGTCGAGGCGACCCGCATCGGCGCGGACACGCAGCTGGCGCGGATGGCGAAGCTCGTCGAGGACGCGCAGAACGGCAAGGCCGAGGTCCAGCGTCTCGCAGACCGGATCTCCGGCGTCTTCGTCCCCGCGGTCCTGCTGATCGCCGTGGCCACCCTCGGCGCCTGGCTCGGCGTTACGGGAGACGCGACCGCCGCCTTTACCGCCGCAGTGGCCGTTCTGATCATCGCCTGCCCCTGCGCCCTAGGCCTAGCCACCCCGACCGCGCTGATGGTCGGCACCGGGCGCGGCGCCCAGCTCGGCATCCTCATCAAGGGCCCCGAGGTCCTGGAGTCCACCCGCCGCGTCGACACCGTCGTCCTCGACAAGACCGGCACCGTGACGACGGGCCGGATGCAGCTTCATGACGTGATCCCCGCACCGGGCGTGGACAAGGACGAACTGCTGCGACTGGCGGGTGCCTTGGAGCACGCCTCCGAGCACCCGATCGCCCAGGCCATCGCTGCCGGTACTACTGAGCAGGTCGGAAGCCTGCCCGTGCCGGAGAACTTCGAGAACGTCGCCGGCCTCGGCGTCCAGGGCGTCGTCGACGGCCACGCGGTGCTCGTCGGCCGCGAGAAGCTGCTCAAGATGGGGGTCCCCCCGCTCGAGCGAAGCCGAGAGTGGGGGAGGGCCATCGAGCTGCCCCGGGAGCTGGCCGAAGCCAAGGCCGCCGCAGAGGCAGAGGGGCGTACGGCGGTCGCCGTCGCGTGGGACGGCGAGGCGCGCGGTGTCCTCACCGTTGCCGACGCGGTCAAGGAGACCAGCGCCGAGGCGGTGGCCGAACTGCGCGCGCTCGGCCTGAAGCCCGTCCTGCTGACCGGTGACAACCAACTCGTCGCCGAGTCGGTTGCCCGTTCCGTTGGCATCGACGAGGTGATCGCCGAGGTCCTGCCCGAGGACAAGGTCGACGTCGTCAAGCGGTTGCAGGCTGAGGGCCGTTCGGTCGCGATGGTCGGCGACGGCGTCAACGACGCGGCCGCCCTCGCCACCGCAGACCTCGGCCTGGCTATGGGCACCGGCACGGACGCGGCGATCGAGGCGGGCGACTTGACGCTCGTACGCGGTGACCTGCGGGTGGCGGCGGACGCGATCCGTCTCTCCCGCAAGACGCTGGCCACCATCAAGGGCAACCTCTTCTGGGCCTTCGGCTACAACGTCGCAGCACTGCCGCTCGCCGCCCTCGGCATGCTCAACCCGATGATCGCGGGCGCCGCGATGGCCTTCTCGTCGGTGTTCGTGGTGACCAACAGCCTGCGGCTGCGGTCCTTCAAGTGA
- a CDS encoding PA domain-containing protein, whose translation MRKAHRQTGVGVFAAMLFATTALAGSAQAHDGVSATDGAIDNAAASHGHDQHGGSDGHLPATQKNAQLVSKLKLSNVVEGKIADVGVHKVYAYLASWGGVGCDNTGVYVVDIRKPSKPKEVGFIPAPAGSAPGEGIQTVHLSTPSFNGDVLVSNNEICGETGSGGMNIYDVSNPTKPKALAEGVGDFTLGGEKTETARQIHSVFAWDAGRKAYAVIVDNEEGTDVDIMDITDPTKPQLIAEYDLDETFPQILQAAPDNLTEVFLHDMVVKNIRGRQVLLASYWDAGYVALDATDPKNLKYIGDTDFTDPDPEGTANGRDVAPEGHGHQAEFTLGNRYVIGADEDFGPYALSARNLDDNAAVTAGQGIPLEAGKTITGDTVHVGLGCNDSPAVPAGDPANVDIAVVERGVCTFTEKAADIEAAGGYDAVLVFNRTGSDACDAQSGMTVEGTLPTFGVAPPRPGLRRLRPALQQRGLPRRHRSRHPAGGHRHQGRPAHLLLALRRLGLRAPLPQQGREDDRAGHVRHSGEPGPRVRLRRR comes from the coding sequence ATGCGCAAGGCCCACAGACAGACCGGCGTGGGCGTGTTCGCGGCGATGCTCTTCGCCACGACCGCTCTCGCCGGTTCCGCACAAGCACATGACGGCGTCTCGGCAACCGACGGCGCCATCGACAACGCGGCGGCCAGCCACGGCCACGACCAACACGGCGGCAGCGACGGACATCTGCCTGCCACTCAGAAAAACGCCCAGCTGGTCAGCAAGCTCAAGCTGAGCAACGTGGTCGAAGGCAAGATCGCCGACGTCGGTGTCCACAAGGTATACGCCTACCTCGCCTCCTGGGGCGGCGTCGGCTGCGACAACACCGGCGTGTACGTCGTCGACATCCGAAAGCCCAGCAAGCCCAAGGAAGTCGGCTTCATCCCCGCTCCGGCGGGCAGCGCTCCCGGCGAGGGCATCCAGACGGTGCACCTCTCCACGCCGTCCTTCAACGGTGACGTGCTCGTCAGCAACAACGAGATCTGCGGCGAGACCGGCTCCGGCGGCATGAACATCTACGACGTCAGCAACCCCACCAAGCCGAAGGCACTCGCCGAGGGCGTCGGCGACTTCACCCTGGGCGGCGAGAAGACGGAGACCGCCCGCCAGATCCACAGCGTGTTCGCGTGGGATGCGGGCCGCAAGGCGTACGCCGTGATCGTCGACAACGAAGAGGGCACGGACGTCGACATCATGGACATCACGGATCCGACGAAGCCGCAACTCATCGCCGAGTACGACCTGGACGAGACGTTCCCGCAGATCCTCCAGGCCGCTCCGGACAACCTGACCGAGGTCTTCCTGCACGACATGGTCGTCAAGAACATCCGCGGCCGCCAGGTCCTGCTGGCCTCCTACTGGGACGCGGGCTACGTCGCCCTGGACGCGACCGACCCGAAGAACCTCAAGTACATCGGCGACACCGACTTCACCGACCCCGATCCCGAGGGCACGGCGAACGGGCGTGACGTGGCGCCGGAAGGCCACGGCCACCAGGCGGAGTTCACTCTCGGCAACCGGTATGTGATCGGCGCCGACGAGGACTTCGGCCCGTACGCGCTCTCGGCCCGCAACCTCGACGACAACGCCGCCGTCACAGCCGGCCAGGGCATCCCGCTGGAGGCGGGCAAGACCATCACCGGCGACACGGTGCACGTCGGCCTGGGCTGCAACGACAGCCCCGCCGTCCCCGCGGGCGACCCGGCCAACGTGGACATCGCCGTAGTGGAGCGCGGCGTCTGCACGTTCACCGAGAAGGCCGCCGACATCGAGGCGGCGGGCGGCTACGACGCCGTACTCGTCTTCAACCGCACCGGCTCGGACGCCTGCGACGCACAGAGCGGCATGACCGTCGAGGGCACCCTGCCGACCTTCGGTGTCGCACCCCCGCGGCCAGGGCTTCGCCGCCTTCGACCAGCCCTACAGCAACGAGGACTGCCTCGCCGGCACCGGTCCCGCCACCCTGCCGGTGGACATCGGCACCAAGGGCGACCGGCTCACCTTCTCCTCGCACTTCGACGGCTGGGGCTACGCGCACCTCTACCGCAACAAGGACGGGAAGATGACCGGGCTGGACACGTACGCCATTCCGGAGAGCCAGGACCCCGCGTACGCCTCCGGCGCCGGTGA
- a CDS encoding GNAT family N-acetyltransferase, which yields MDSLNNPYELSVGVPSVEVFRRLRTDAGLSDKAPEAVALALPNTWHGVVLHHEGEPIGMGRVIGDGGTAFQIVDVCVHPAHQGRALGKRIMAALTEELERRAPATAYVSLIADGPARFLYEKFGFADTATHDSIGMYRVIGGSHGPSGSRAEP from the coding sequence GTGGATAGTTTGAACAATCCTTACGAGTTGAGCGTGGGCGTGCCCTCCGTCGAGGTCTTCCGCCGCCTGCGCACCGATGCCGGCCTCTCGGACAAGGCCCCTGAAGCGGTTGCGCTCGCCCTGCCCAATACGTGGCACGGGGTGGTCCTTCATCACGAGGGGGAGCCCATCGGTATGGGGCGCGTCATCGGTGACGGCGGTACCGCGTTCCAGATCGTCGACGTGTGCGTACACCCCGCACATCAGGGGCGCGCCCTCGGCAAGCGCATCATGGCCGCGCTCACCGAGGAACTGGAGCGCCGGGCGCCCGCCACCGCCTACGTCTCGCTGATCGCGGACGGCCCCGCGCGCTTCCTCTACGAGAAGTTCGGCTTCGCCGACACCGCCACGCACGACTCGATCGGCATGTACCGCGTGATAGGCGGAAGCCATGGGCCCAGCGGATCACGGGCGGAGCCATAA
- a CDS encoding aspartate carbamoyltransferase produces the protein MNNSKRRLLTASIAAGAVGAALAAVLLIGDPQQDSGEGRTDRRQVVAERGRTVMPFDLEQTTHHFTPTETGGIQDVVADESDDAEQIDLIRAHLQQEAKAFSQGDFGDPAQIHGDSMPGLTELEDGYEHIEVRYRERPDGATLTYTTEEPALVDALHDWFEAQLSDHGDHAESGH, from the coding sequence ATGAATAACAGCAAGCGCCGACTGTTAACGGCAAGCATCGCCGCAGGGGCTGTCGGCGCGGCGCTGGCCGCCGTCCTTCTGATCGGCGACCCACAGCAGGACAGCGGCGAGGGACGGACCGACCGGCGCCAGGTGGTCGCCGAGCGCGGTCGAACCGTGATGCCTTTCGACCTCGAACAAACCACCCACCACTTCACCCCCACCGAGACGGGCGGGATCCAGGATGTCGTCGCCGACGAGTCCGACGACGCCGAGCAGATCGACCTCATACGCGCCCACCTACAGCAGGAGGCCAAGGCGTTCAGCCAGGGCGATTTCGGCGACCCCGCCCAGATCCACGGCGACAGCATGCCGGGCCTGACGGAACTGGAAGACGGCTATGAGCACATAGAGGTCCGCTATCGCGAACGGCCCGACGGCGCCACCCTCACCTACACCACCGAAGAGCCCGCACTGGTCGATGCGCTGCACGACTGGTTCGAAGCACAGCTCAGCGACCACGGCGACCACGCCGAATCCGGCCACTGA
- a CDS encoding cupredoxin domain-containing protein encodes MALGATVALLLATACADGDNEPATSPSPTETGSITMEDFAFSPANPEVRPGEKITVANKDSAPHTVTATEGDAFDTGNISGGDSGTFTAPSQAGRYAFVCTLHPNMTGTLVVR; translated from the coding sequence TTGGCGCTCGGAGCAACAGTCGCCCTGCTGCTCGCGACCGCCTGTGCCGACGGGGACAACGAACCCGCCACCTCTCCCAGCCCCACCGAGACGGGCAGCATCACGATGGAAGACTTCGCGTTCAGCCCGGCGAATCCGGAAGTGCGGCCCGGCGAGAAGATCACCGTGGCCAACAAGGACTCCGCCCCCCACACCGTCACGGCCACCGAAGGCGACGCCTTCGACACCGGGAACATCTCCGGCGGAGATTCCGGGACGTTCACCGCCCCCTCCCAGGCAGGTCGATACGCCTTCGTCTGTACCCTCCACCCGAACATGACAGGCACTCTGGTCGTCCGCTGA